GTTCAGATCCCTGCTGGGACAGGGATCATATCGCCCCATTTACGGAACTACAGCGACAGGTCGTCATCGAACTTGAGATGATGGAACGGATGCCTGACCAGATCGATCAGCTTCCGGAACTGCTCGCTGTTGCGTATCCGTGACTTCAACTTCGGTAGGATATTGAGTCTGCGCCAGTCCTCATCGCTGAATTGATCAAGGCATGGACAGGCCGTCAGCAGCTCTGCGGAACTGTAAAGGATGCTCCACCACATCGGTTTCGTGAACTGTTCCCGGCTGGGACATTGAAACCACGTGCTCGGATTATGCTTGACGACCCAGAACCAGTCGCCCAGAGTGAAGTCATGCGTGTCGATATCTGTGCTGAAATAACTATCGCTCGCCAGTAACCCACTCCGTATAGCCGGATGATCCGGTATCTCGCAGTAATGCAATAAGGTCGGTTGATGCTGTAACAGACGTTGCCATTTAACGGGGGTGAAATCATTCCAGTACGTACACCGCCATGCAAACGTTGGCTGCTTTTCAAGAGCGATGAGCCACTCGTCCGGGGTAAACTCGGAGAATGGACAAAACTCTTGAAGCTCCGGGTGTCGGGAGATGATGCGTGCCCACTGCTTCAGTGAAAGCGGAGCGGAAACAGATGGCTCTTCGGGAGTAAAAGCTGCACAGTTCCATTCCAGATCGAGGAATACGTTCAGTTCTTGTTCGGTCATGATGATTGCCTTTCAATGTTAATGTTGAATACGGGATGAGAATAGTTCCCGCTGGTGCTTGGGTGAGGAGTCCTTCTGGTTGACCTTGGCGAGGTAGCTGCAACGTCGGAAACACTGGTCGTATTTGCGTTCATATTCGGGATCATCCTTGCGGAGCATGACGCCGTTCTCCTGCGGCTGACCTTGCCGGTTCCTCATACAATCGTCAATCAGTCCGTAGCTGGTTGCCCGTCCTGCGTCATCATGCTTCGGAGACAGGTTCAGCGTCTTCTCCCACAACCGTTCCGCTGTCTGAATATGGTCGTGGATGCTTTGGGTCTTGTGTCCGTCCAGCATCAAAGCAACGTGATAATGTTGATGTTTCTCTCTGGAACATTCCCGGACTGCGATATACGCCGGGTCGTAACCTGCTCTCTTACGGTTCTTGATGAAGCTCTCCTGAAACTGGCTGAAGAGTTCGTTGTCATTCGGATGCCCGTAGCCTTGGGGGAATCGGACATCATATCGCATGAAGTAGACTTTGCTGTGACGGTTGCTCATGTCGGTCATCAGTTGATCGATCTTCTGCAATATCGATTCCTTACAGCCAAGCTGTCTGGCTTTATCGGTCATGATGGGATGTCCCAGGTACTGGTCTTCGTAGGTGATTCTTTCGTTTCTCATGCTGTTGTCTTTCTCTTGCTTACTGTTTATTCTGTTTCTCTTTCTGTAGGGATGAGCCCCCTGTGATGTCTAAAGCCCTCACAGGGGGCTCATATAGGTACTACCAATTAACCTGTTTTTGATAGCGTGAAACATGCCTGCTGGTGCAGAGACTTTTGAACCACGATCTCCAGCACAGCGTAGATGTTACTTTGACCGGATTATTCCCCGCATATGATATACGACGCAATCAGGTAATTAATTCATATTTACCAGCTTCCCAACAAAACATGAAGAATCAAAGAGGTTGAGGCTACAATGTTGCATTCTTCAAACTGTGTGCTATATTGATGCTAAGTAAATGAAACTATCGAGGTTTGACGCATGAGTAAGTCCGCTCTTGAATTTGCTATTTTCTGTATTGAGGCAGTTGCACAGAGACTGCACTTACCCGGCAACCGAGTGTACGATATGCTTGCGAAACAATCCGATATTCTGAATACCTATCTGATTCCTTCATTTGATGTGCTTCATACGCAAAGCAAGCAGTATATAGTCGATGACATTCTGTCATTGATGCGGGAACGCGGGGTGTTGCCGTGATCGAAGTGTATCATGGTTCTTTTATTGAAATCCGCAAGCCGGATATCTCGTTTTCGCGGCAAACCCTTGACTTCGGAAAAGGCTTTTATATCACTCCGCTTCGGGAACAGGCGGTCAGATGGGCGTTGCGTTGGCAACGACGTGGCAAGAAAGCCGTCGTCAACACATATGTTTTCGATGACAGTTCCGATGCGTTGGGGAAACTTCGGGTAAAGGATTTCCCGGAATACGATTCTTCCTTGCTGCGTTTCATTATGGAGAACCGGAGCGGGCAAGCATCGGAATCTTACGACATTATTCGTGGTGGAGTGGCTAATGATAAGGTATTCAACACGCTGGAACTGTTTTTCGATGGTTTGATTTCCGAAGAGGAGGCATTGGGGCGACTGAAATTTGAAAAGCCGAATCACCAGATTTGTATCTGCCGTCAGGATTTGATGGATCGGCTTCTGGTATTCCAATCATCCGAAGAGGTGTCTGATGGAAGCCAATAGCGTTCTATTGCAGAAGAAATATGCCCGGATTGTTGTGTTGTTCGCAGAACAGATGCAGCTTACCCTTGATGAGGCGCTGGAGTTTTTCTATCGTTCAGAAACCTATCAGGAACTGCGCGATGGAATTGCCGATCTGCACTGTCGAAGCGATCAGTATATTGTAGATGAACTGAAACTCGAATTTCAGTCTGCAAAATAACTGATTCTTAAAAAATCCATTCCTTCAAGTTATAGAAAGCGTAATATACTTCGCTGTCTATACGTTCTTTCGTCTGATTCATGTATTGGATTTTTTGTTATTCGTGCCAATTTTGCAATATTAATCTCGTTTTATATATGTATTGTGTTTGAAAAATAGATTGTGTGATACTATATTGCCGTAAAAGAAAACCGGGAGATTATGGAAATGATTGAGCGATTCATTCTGAAAGATTTAATTGCTTGGAAAAGCTCTTCTTATCGAAAACCATTGATTCTGCGAGGAGTACGGCAATGTGGAAAGACTTGGATTCTTCAAGAATTCGGCAGGCAACATTTTGAAAACACTGCCTATTTCAATTTCGAGCGGCAGAATCGTTTAGGAGAAGTCTTTTCTGGTGAGCTTGATCCTAAGCGAATTCTGCTTGAGCTCGGTGTGCTGGCGCACCAGAAAATAGAGCCCGGCAAGACGTTGGTCATTTTCGATGAGATTCAAGCATGTCCCCGGGCGTTGACCTCACTCAAATATTTTTGTGAGGAGACTCCGGAATACCACATCGCTGCCGCAGGCTCCCTGCTGGGAATCGCACTTGCAGCAACGGATGGTTTCCCTGTGGGTAAGGTAAATTTTCTGGAGTTGACGCCATGCTGCTTTGCAGAATATTTGCAGACAGTGGATTCATCGTTGTTTGAATATACCAATTCACTTATTTCGCCCGAACCGATTCCAGGAATATTCGAAGAGCGTCTGGCAAAACATTTGAACGAATATCTGACCATCGGCGGCATGCCTGCCGTGCTTGAATCCTACCTGTCGAATCATGATCTTTCGCAAGCGGAGAATATTCTGGAAGATATTTTGAAAACGTATGAGCTGGACTTTTCCAAACATGCTCCGGTCAGAGATATTCCAAAACTCTTCTTGTTGTGGAAATCGATTCCGCAGCAGCTGGCGCGTGAAAACGCCCGGTTCATTTACGGAGAGGTGAAAAATGGAGCACGTGCAAAAGACTTGGAAGATGCGTTGCGCTGGCTGGAGAGTGCCAGCTTGATTCACAGGATTACCCGGATCGAGAAACCGGAGATACCATTAAGTGCTTACGAGGATCGTAAAAGCTTCAAACTCTATCTTGCTGATGTAGGATTGCTCCGGAAATTGGCGGAGATACCGGCGGCTTCCATTCTGGTGAATCCGGATATTTTCCGTGAATACCGGGGGCGGTTGGCAGAAAACTTTGTACTTCAGCAACTCGTTACCATGAGATTTTCTCCCATTCATTACTGGACCAGCGGGAATCTGGCAGAAGTGGATTTCGTGATACAGGATTCTGTCGATGTAGTGCCGATTGAAGTGAAATCAGGATTGAACGTCAAAGCCAAGAGCCTTAAAAGCTATCGTGAAAAGTACCGTCCCAAGCAGGCTCTCCGCTTTTCCATGCAGAACCTGAAATTGGATGACGGCCTGCTGAATGTCCCGTTATATCTGCTCCATCGATTTCATG
This Victivallis lenta DNA region includes the following protein-coding sequences:
- a CDS encoding YagK/YfjJ domain-containing protein, which codes for MRNERITYEDQYLGHPIMTDKARQLGCKESILQKIDQLMTDMSNRHSKVYFMRYDVRFPQGYGHPNDNELFSQFQESFIKNRKRAGYDPAYIAVRECSREKHQHYHVALMLDGHKTQSIHDHIQTAERLWEKTLNLSPKHDDAGRATSYGLIDDCMRNRQGQPQENGVMLRKDDPEYERKYDQCFRRCSYLAKVNQKDSSPKHQRELFSSRIQH
- a CDS encoding DUF3791 domain-containing protein — protein: MSKSALEFAIFCIEAVAQRLHLPGNRVYDMLAKQSDILNTYLIPSFDVLHTQSKQYIVDDILSLMRERGVLP
- a CDS encoding DUF3990 domain-containing protein: MEVYHGSFIEIRKPDISFSRQTLDFGKGFYITPLREQAVRWALRWQRRGKKAVVNTYVFDDSSDALGKLRVKDFPEYDSSLLRFIMENRSGQASESYDIIRGGVANDKVFNTLELFFDGLISEEEALGRLKFEKPNHQICICRQDLMDRLLVFQSSEEVSDGSQ
- a CDS encoding DUF3791 domain-containing protein — encoded protein: MEANSVLLQKKYARIVVLFAEQMQLTLDEALEFFYRSETYQELRDGIADLHCRSDQYIVDELKLEFQSAK
- a CDS encoding ATP-binding protein; its protein translation is MIERFILKDLIAWKSSSYRKPLILRGVRQCGKTWILQEFGRQHFENTAYFNFERQNRLGEVFSGELDPKRILLELGVLAHQKIEPGKTLVIFDEIQACPRALTSLKYFCEETPEYHIAAAGSLLGIALAATDGFPVGKVNFLELTPCCFAEYLQTVDSSLFEYTNSLISPEPIPGIFEERLAKHLNEYLTIGGMPAVLESYLSNHDLSQAENILEDILKTYELDFSKHAPVRDIPKLFLLWKSIPQQLARENARFIYGEVKNGARAKDLEDALRWLESASLIHRITRIEKPEIPLSAYEDRKSFKLYLADVGLLRKLAEIPAASILVNPDIFREYRGRLAENFVLQQLVTMRFSPIHYWTSGNLAEVDFVIQDSVDVVPIEVKSGLNVKAKSLKSYREKYRPKQALRFSMQNLKLDDGLLNVPLYLLHRFHDFLHVEAWNNKNGEM